Part of the Deltaproteobacteria bacterium genome, AAGCCTCGGAATCCACATGGGCACGTTTTCCCGGTAGCGCCTCCACTGGTCCCCAAGCTCGGCTGCCGCTGTTTTTTCCTCCAGCCAGGCCCCTAGAAAAAGGTAGGCTGTGCCCAGAAGGGCGAACTGGAGGCGGGTTGAGGTCATAACCGGTCCGATCCACAGGAAAACCAGGGTTCCAAGGTACACAGGGTGGCGGCAATAAGCGTAAGGCCCGCGAATCATGAGTTTTTGTTCCGGCTTGGGCTCATTTTTCATGCGCCGGATTATGCTCCTCACCCCCAATACCTCCATGTAATCCAGCAAAAGCGACGAATAGAAGATGAAAAGCGACGAAAAAAGGAACACGAGGGTCAAAACCGCATACCAGACGCCGGAAAAACGCCAGATTTCGTTTTCAAGGGGACGCCAGAGAAAAATCATCGCCGTTTGGGTTAGGCCCGCCACGGTCACGTAAAAGAGCTTTGAAAAATCCGCCCCGAAGATTTTTGAAACGGCCCTTCGTGAAAAGCCCCGTGCCAGAAGGCTGTGAAGCCCGGCCCAGGCCAGAAAAAGCCCAGCGTTGAAGGCCGCGTCCCGCAATCCACCGGGGCCTGACTCCGTGAACTGGAGAAAATACATGAGGTAGAACTGGGGAAGGTGAAAAAGAAGCACCCCCCAGAGAACAAGGGCATAGCCTGTTGACGGGTTCATGATGATGTCGCCATGAAAGGTTAAGAGCGGCGGAGCCGGGGAGCCTGCCAAAGGTTCAGGCAATTCCCGGACTGTGAGATCAATCACTTTTTTCGATATGGCGGCGAGGATAAATGATTGTGTAATATCGGTCAAGCGCCCGTTTGAATTTCGGCCTGGTCGAAATTGGTTGCAGGCCGCCCGATTTCCTGGTTTATTCCGTAAGATAAATAACCCGCCAAGGAGGCTTTCAAATTGAATATGGACAGATTTCCACGCGCAGACCGCCTGACGGCCCTTCCGCCCTACCTTTTTGCCGAAATAGACCGCAAAAAAGCGGAGGTTAAGGCTCAAGGCGTTGACATCATTGACCTCGGAGTGGGAGACCCGGACCTTTCCACCCCGCCCCATATAGTCAAAGCCATGCAGGAGGCCGCAGCCGACGGCAAATATCACCATTACCCGTCATATTCGGGCATGAGGGCCTTCAACGACGCGGTGGCCCGCTACTACAAGCGCCGTCACGGGGTGGAACTCGACCCGGACCGCGAGGTGATCACCCTCATCGGCTCCAAGGAGGGCATAGCCCACCTGCCCCTGGCCTACATAAATCCCGGAGACCTCGCCATAACGCCGAGCCCGGCCTACCCGGTCTATCAGGTGGCCGTTGGTTTTTGCGGGGGCGAATGCCACACCATGAACCTTTTGGAGGAAAACGATTTTCTGCCCGACCTTGCGCACCTCCCGGCCCAGATTCTGGACCGCGCCAAGCTGATGTTTTTAAATTACCCCAATAACCCCACGGCGGCCACGGCGGACGGAGACTTCTTCAACAAGGTGGTGTCCATGGCCGACTATCACAACTTCATAGTGTGCCACGACGCGGCCTATTCCGAGCTTTATTTCGATAATGAAGCGCCCGTGAGCTTTTTGGAGACCAAGGGGGCCAAGGACGTGGGCATCGAGTTCGGAAGCCTTTCCAAGACCTACAACATGACCGGCTGGCGCATCGGCTACGCCGTGGGCAACGCAGACGCCATAGCGGCCCTTGGAAAGGTGAAGAGCAACATCGATTCGGGCGCTTTCGACGCCGTCCAGGCGGCGGGAATCGTTGCTCTCGATTCCGACCAGTCCTGCGTTGTGGAAAACCGGGCGATCTTCCAGAACCGCCGGGACGTCCTGCTTGCGGGCCTGACGAAGCTGGGCCTTTCGGCCAGAAAGCCCAAGGCCACCTTCTACGTGTGGATAAGGGTGCCGGAAGGAAAGACCTCGGCGGACTTTTCCACGCTCCTTCTCACCCAATGCGGCATAGTGACCACCCCCGGAAACGGCTTCGGCGCTCCGGGAGAAGGCTACATCAGGATGGCGCTCACGGTTCCCGCCGAGAGGATCGAGGAGGCGTTGGCCCGCATGGCCAAATTGTAGACGCCCGTCTAGAAACGCGAATCGCTGTGTCAGGCGGGTTCGGGCGGGTCGTCATGTACCTTGTGTACTATTCCTCCCCGCCCGAATCCGCCAACCTTAGCGCTTCATCGTTTTTATCCAGGCTTGATATTCTGACTTTTTCAACTGGCCGGGGAGGGGTGTCAAAAACATCCTTCCCCGGCCTTTTTGTTTCTTTTTCAGGGGGATTGGAGCCAAAATCGAAAAAAAGTCTTGATCGCTTGCTTACAATGCAAGATATAGTGGACCATGATGGGAAAACCGCCTCCGGTGGAAGACGATCCCCGGAGTGATGATTCCAAGGAGGGGCCGATTGCCATGAATGACGTTTGCGACGTCGAACGCTGCATGGGGGACATGCCCTCAGCCGAAACTCCCGGCGCGGAAACGCCGATACCGGACAACCGTCCGAGCTGGGAAGAATATTTCATGGAAATAGCCTCTCTTGTGGCCCGGCGCTCCACCTGCCGCAGGCGGGCCGTGGGGGCCATTCTGGTCAAGGACAAGCGCATCCTTACAACTGGCTACAACGGCGCGCCAATGGGGCTTGCCCACTGCCTGGAAATCGGCTGCCTGCGCGAAAAGCTGGGCGTGCCCTCCGGCGAGCGCCACGAGCTTTGCAGGGGCCTCCACGCCGAGCAGAACGCGGTGATCCAGGCGGCCCTGCACGGCGTCAGCATTCGGGGCGCGGACCTCTACTGCACCAACACCCCCTGCTCCATCTGCGCCAAAATGCTGATAAACGCCGGAATCAACAAGATATATTACGCGTCGGGCTACGCCGACGACCTCGGAAGGTCCATGCTGGATGAAGCCGGGATCGAACTCGTCCAAACCGCCCAACCGAAAGGGGCCAAGCCATGAAATGTCCGTATTGCGGAGAACAGGAAGACAAGGTCATCGATTCCCGTCCTGGCAAGGGCGGCGAGGCCATCAGGCGGCGGCGGGAGTGCATCGGCTGCGGCAAGCGCTTCACCAGCTACGAGACGGTGGAAAAGCCGGAGATCATGGTGATCAAAAAGGACGGCCGCCGGGAGGCCTTCAACGCCGAAAAGGTCCGCCAGGGCATGATAAGGGCCTGCGAAAAGCGCCCGGTGTCGGTGTCCGTGATCGATTCCTTCGTGGAAACCCTGATCCAGGAGCTTCTGGAGCGCGGGGAAAAGGAAATTCCCACCGCAGTTGTGGGCGAAAAGGTCATGGACAAACTCCGGGAGCTGGACGCCGTGGCCTACGTGCGCTTCGCCTCGGTTTACCGTGAATTCAAGGACGTGAACGACTTTTTCGCGGAGCTCAAAAAGATTCTGGACAAGCCCACGGCTTAGAAAAAATTTCCGTTTCCGATCGAAAGGGGGAGGGGCCTAACCGCCCCCCCCGATTTTTTTATGGCGACCGATAAGGATTACATGGCCCTGGCCTTAAGCCTTGCCGAAAAGGGCAGGGGAACCACATCGCCCAATCCCATGGTGGGGGCGGTGATCGTGAGGGACGGCCAAATCGTCGGGCAGGGCTGGCACGAGCGGGCGGGCGGCCCTCACGCGGAGGTTGCCGCAATAGCGGAGGCGGGCGAAAAATCACGCGGCGCGGATCTTTACGTGACCCTTGAGCCCTGCAACCACACCGGGCGCACCGGGCCGTGCTCCGAGGCCGTTCTCGCTACGGGTATAAAGCGGGTGGTGGCGGCCATGCATGACCCCAACCCGGTTGCGGTGGGGGGCCTGAAAAGGCTGGCAGCCGCCGGTGTAATCACCGAGTGCGGCATTATGGAGGCCGAGGCGAAAAGGCTCAACGAGGCCTTCATAACGTCCGTCACCAAAAACAGGCCCTTCGTGATTTTAAAGGCCGCCGCCACCCTGGACGGCCGAACCGCCACGAAAACCGGGGACTCCAAGTGGATAACGGGCGAGGAATCCCGCGCCCACGCCCACACAGTGCGCCGGGCCGTTGACGTGATACTGGCGGGAGTGGGGACGGTTCTTGCCGATGACCCCACCCTCACCGCAAGGGTCCCGAATCTTCCCGTCAAAAACCCGGTCCGTGCGATTCTGGACACGCATCTCAAAACCCCGGTGTCCTCGGCCCTGTTGCGCACAGCAATAGAATCGGCTATATGGATTTTTTGCGGGCCGGATCCGCCGGAAGATAAAAGGGCGGCCCTGGAAAAGGCGGGTGCAAAGGTCTTCCCCGTGGCCCTCAATTCCGCCGGACGGGTTGACGTAAGCGCTGTGATGACTATTTTTAACGGGCAACGTGTTCAAAGCGTCCTTATAGAGGGCGGGAGCCTCGTTCACGCGGCCTTTTTCCGAAACGGGCCGGTGGACAAGGTTCTGCTCTATTTCGCCCCAAAGATTCTGGGCGGCGCCGACGGAAGGCCGATATTCGCGGGCGAAGGCCCTGAAAAAATCGCGGATTGCAGGAATCTGCATGATGTCTCCGTCCACAGATTCGGACCGGACATCATGGTGGAAGGCTATTTTTAAAGCGGTGGTTACAGTAAATGTTTACTGGAATAATCGAGGCAGTCGGAACCATTCGGGAGTCGAGGGCCGGAAACGGCCTGAGGCTTACCGTGGAGTCCGGCTTTCCCCTTGACGGGGTCAAACTTGGGGACTCCATCGCGGTCTCCGGGGCCTGCCTCACCGTGGTCCGTTTGAGCGGAAACGTGTTCGACGCAGACGTTTCCCCCGAAACCTGCCGGGCAACGACTTTGGGCCAGGCAAGGCCGGGAAAAAGGGTGAACCTGGAGCGGGCGCTCACCTTTTCGGGCCGCTTAGACGGCCACCTTGTAACCGGCCACGTTGACGGAACCGGACGCCTGGAATCGGTGAAGCAGGACGGCAATTTCCTGTTCCTGGATTTTTCCGCGCCCAAAGAGCTTTGCCGCTACATGGTGGCAAAAGGGTCGATTGCCATTGACGGGGTCTCACTCACCATAAACACCGTAAGCGATTCGGGGTTTTCGGTGGCCATAATCCCCCATACGGCAAAACTGACCACTGTGGGAAGTCTCAGGGCCGGGG contains:
- the nrdR gene encoding transcriptional repressor NrdR, translating into MKCPYCGEQEDKVIDSRPGKGGEAIRRRRECIGCGKRFTSYETVEKPEIMVIKKDGRREAFNAEKVRQGMIRACEKRPVSVSVIDSFVETLIQELLERGEKEIPTAVVGEKVMDKLRELDAVAYVRFASVYREFKDVNDFFAELKKILDKPTA
- the ribD gene encoding bifunctional diaminohydroxyphosphoribosylaminopyrimidine deaminase/5-amino-6-(5-phosphoribosylamino)uracil reductase RibD; this encodes MATDKDYMALALSLAEKGRGTTSPNPMVGAVIVRDGQIVGQGWHERAGGPHAEVAAIAEAGEKSRGADLYVTLEPCNHTGRTGPCSEAVLATGIKRVVAAMHDPNPVAVGGLKRLAAAGVITECGIMEAEAKRLNEAFITSVTKNRPFVILKAAATLDGRTATKTGDSKWITGEESRAHAHTVRRAVDVILAGVGTVLADDPTLTARVPNLPVKNPVRAILDTHLKTPVSSALLRTAIESAIWIFCGPDPPEDKRAALEKAGAKVFPVALNSAGRVDVSAVMTIFNGQRVQSVLIEGGSLVHAAFFRNGPVDKVLLYFAPKILGGADGRPIFAGEGPEKIADCRNLHDVSVHRFGPDIMVEGYF
- a CDS encoding cytidine/deoxycytidylate deaminase family protein; its protein translation is MPSAETPGAETPIPDNRPSWEEYFMEIASLVARRSTCRRRAVGAILVKDKRILTTGYNGAPMGLAHCLEIGCLREKLGVPSGERHELCRGLHAEQNAVIQAALHGVSIRGADLYCTNTPCSICAKMLINAGINKIYYASGYADDLGRSMLDEAGIELVQTAQPKGAKP
- a CDS encoding LL-diaminopimelate aminotransferase produces the protein MDRFPRADRLTALPPYLFAEIDRKKAEVKAQGVDIIDLGVGDPDLSTPPHIVKAMQEAAADGKYHHYPSYSGMRAFNDAVARYYKRRHGVELDPDREVITLIGSKEGIAHLPLAYINPGDLAITPSPAYPVYQVAVGFCGGECHTMNLLEENDFLPDLAHLPAQILDRAKLMFLNYPNNPTAATADGDFFNKVVSMADYHNFIVCHDAAYSELYFDNEAPVSFLETKGAKDVGIEFGSLSKTYNMTGWRIGYAVGNADAIAALGKVKSNIDSGAFDAVQAAGIVALDSDQSCVVENRAIFQNRRDVLLAGLTKLGLSARKPKATFYVWIRVPEGKTSADFSTLLLTQCGIVTTPGNGFGAPGEGYIRMALTVPAERIEEALARMAKL
- a CDS encoding riboflavin synthase, yielding MFTGIIEAVGTIRESRAGNGLRLTVESGFPLDGVKLGDSIAVSGACLTVVRLSGNVFDADVSPETCRATTLGQARPGKRVNLERALTFSGRLDGHLVTGHVDGTGRLESVKQDGNFLFLDFSAPKELCRYMVAKGSIAIDGVSLTINTVSDSGFSVAIIPHTAKLTTVGSLRAGEAVNLETDIIAKYVEAFTKRAMDRSEGGLSRELLARKGFL
- a CDS encoding isoprenylcysteine carboxylmethyltransferase family protein, whose product is MNPSTGYALVLWGVLLFHLPQFYLMYFLQFTESGPGGLRDAAFNAGLFLAWAGLHSLLARGFSRRAVSKIFGADFSKLFYVTVAGLTQTAMIFLWRPLENEIWRFSGVWYAVLTLVFLFSSLFIFYSSLLLDYMEVLGVRSIIRRMKNEPKPEQKLMIRGPYAYCRHPVYLGTLVFLWIGPVMTSTRLQFALLGTAYLFLGAWLEEKTAAAELGDQWRRYRENVPMWIPRLRPWKP